A genomic window from Micromonospora sp. WMMA1947 includes:
- a CDS encoding type II secretion system F family protein, with protein sequence MNNGYLTVMVIAGAMTGLGVFLLVVQLIPAPPALGPALRRLHPLTTASNTPAGISWLRRRLAVPHADLRLLNRSTDQYFLTLGLSALFCLILPALITILVAVLRLPIPVVIPVGGTIAAALAGAALAHREVVSKAAVARAEFSRAMCTYLDLAAHQVLGGHGPVESLNRAASVCHGWVFARIREALLSAQLQLRPPWDELKVLARDIEVIELGDLADIMRTAGSEGANVHQTLRARADSMRDRIRTEALAQAELRTNKLDIPAAALILVLLVLIGYPFMARLFIR encoded by the coding sequence ATGAACAACGGCTACCTCACCGTCATGGTGATCGCCGGTGCGATGACCGGCCTCGGAGTGTTCCTGTTGGTCGTACAGCTGATCCCCGCCCCGCCGGCGCTGGGCCCCGCGCTTCGACGGCTCCACCCGCTGACCACCGCGAGTAACACGCCAGCCGGCATCAGCTGGCTGCGACGCCGCCTCGCGGTGCCGCACGCCGACCTGCGGCTGCTGAACCGCAGCACCGACCAGTACTTCCTCACCCTCGGGCTGTCGGCGCTGTTCTGCCTCATCCTGCCCGCACTCATCACCATCCTGGTTGCGGTGCTGCGGCTGCCGATCCCCGTCGTCATCCCCGTGGGCGGGACCATCGCCGCCGCGCTGGCCGGCGCGGCACTGGCGCACCGGGAAGTGGTGTCCAAGGCCGCCGTCGCCCGGGCCGAATTCAGCCGAGCCATGTGCACCTACCTGGACCTCGCCGCCCATCAGGTCCTCGGCGGCCACGGTCCGGTGGAGTCCCTGAACCGAGCAGCCAGCGTCTGCCACGGCTGGGTCTTCGCCCGGATCCGGGAAGCGCTGCTCAGTGCCCAGCTGCAGCTGCGGCCCCCCTGGGACGAACTGAAGGTTCTCGCCCGCGACATCGAGGTCATCGAGCTGGGCGATCTCGCGGACATCATGCGTACCGCCGGGAGCGAGGGTGCCAACGTCCACCAGACTCTGCGCGCCCGAGCCGACTCGATGCGGGACCGGATCCGCACCGAGGCGCTCGCCCAGGCCGAACTCCGCACCAACAAGCTCGACATTCCCGCTGCGGCACTGATCCTCGTGCTCCTCGTCCTCATCGGCTACCCGTTCATGGCCCGCCTGTTCATCCGCTGA
- a CDS encoding TadE family protein — protein MEFAIVALPMILLTFAVVQTGLIFFAQSIALGAATQGVNAARGYQSTAAAGEARATAFLAAGGAGLENEQVVVTRTGTEVRVTVTGQAITVLPGLSWTITKSAHGPVERPTAP, from the coding sequence GTGGAGTTCGCCATCGTCGCGCTGCCGATGATTCTGCTGACCTTCGCCGTCGTCCAGACGGGGTTGATCTTCTTCGCCCAGTCCATCGCGCTGGGCGCTGCCACCCAAGGGGTCAACGCCGCCCGTGGTTACCAGTCCACCGCCGCAGCTGGCGAGGCGCGGGCCACAGCCTTCCTAGCGGCTGGCGGGGCCGGGCTGGAGAACGAACAGGTAGTCGTCACCCGCACCGGAACGGAAGTACGAGTGACGGTTACCGGTCAGGCGATTACGGTGCTACCCGGGCTCAGCTGGACGATCACCAAGTCCGCGCACGGTCCCGTCGAGCGGCCCACAGCCCCATGA
- a CDS encoding TadE/TadG family type IV pilus assembly protein, translated as MKSRGIRGQRGSVSIEMAVVAPAILALFAGAVIGGRVNLARQALEASAYDAARTASLARTAGEANAQALAAANSTLDAQGLSCTGLNVTASTAGFGVPVGQPATVTATVTCTATFSDVALPGMPGTVPLSASFTSPLDTYRSRA; from the coding sequence ATGAAATCCCGGGGGATTCGCGGTCAGCGGGGCTCGGTGAGCATCGAGATGGCGGTCGTGGCGCCGGCCATCCTGGCGTTGTTCGCCGGTGCCGTCATCGGTGGCCGGGTGAACCTCGCCCGCCAAGCGCTCGAAGCGTCCGCCTACGACGCCGCCCGCACGGCCTCCCTTGCCCGTACCGCCGGCGAGGCGAACGCGCAGGCGCTGGCCGCGGCCAACTCGACCCTTGACGCCCAAGGGCTGAGCTGCACCGGCCTGAACGTCACGGCTTCCACCGCAGGCTTCGGCGTTCCCGTCGGGCAACCCGCCACCGTTACCGCCACGGTCACCTGCACCGCCACCTTCTCCGACGTCGCGCTGCCCGGCATGCCGGGCACCGTGCCACTCAGCGCCTCTTTCACCAGCCCGTTGGACACCTACCGGAGCAGAGCATGA
- a CDS encoding type II secretion system F family protein, which yields MSLLDLAAVLAGMLAVSGAVVGVLGVTGTTRPPRPPSVLEQRAHRWWTGPGRTRREQRAHQIKVVTASAAGALTWLLTGWPAAGMIIGIAVPGVPWLFAAGRAEKQAIARLEAVEAWTRRLADIVARGIGLQQAVVATATTAPQLIEQEVRDLAARLQGSGDPIGALQQMADDLNDYTADQVIAPLMLHVTDRGDGLHEVLTGISRSIAAEIEMRSTVDAKREGPRFAVRFLTGMTILLLAYGAINPHYLQPYSSVLGQMVLLFLAALYVVLMTAVRKLSLPPKRERLLPPAGAQTLGAAA from the coding sequence ATGAGCCTACTCGACCTTGCCGCCGTGCTGGCGGGCATGCTCGCCGTCTCCGGGGCGGTTGTGGGTGTCCTCGGCGTCACGGGGACTACCCGGCCGCCCCGGCCGCCGTCGGTGCTGGAACAGCGGGCCCACCGATGGTGGACCGGCCCTGGACGAACGCGTCGGGAACAACGTGCTCATCAGATCAAGGTGGTGACGGCGTCCGCTGCCGGTGCGCTGACCTGGCTGCTGACCGGCTGGCCCGCCGCCGGGATGATCATTGGCATCGCGGTGCCCGGCGTGCCGTGGCTGTTCGCCGCTGGTCGCGCCGAGAAGCAGGCCATCGCCCGGCTGGAGGCGGTGGAGGCCTGGACTCGCCGGTTGGCCGACATCGTCGCCCGGGGTATCGGCCTGCAGCAGGCGGTCGTCGCGACCGCTACGACAGCACCGCAGCTGATCGAGCAGGAAGTCCGCGACCTGGCGGCTCGTCTGCAAGGCAGCGGCGACCCGATCGGCGCCCTGCAGCAGATGGCCGACGACCTCAACGACTACACCGCCGACCAGGTCATCGCCCCGCTGATGCTGCACGTCACCGACCGGGGAGACGGTCTGCACGAGGTGCTGACCGGGATCAGCCGATCCATCGCCGCCGAGATCGAAATGCGCTCGACGGTGGACGCCAAGCGCGAGGGTCCACGCTTCGCCGTCCGGTTCCTGACCGGCATGACCATCCTGCTGCTGGCGTACGGAGCGATCAACCCGCACTACCTGCAGCCGTACAGCAGCGTGCTCGGGCAGATGGTTCTGCTGTTCCTCGCCGCGCTGTACGTCGTGCTCATGACCGCGGTTCGCAAGCTCAGCCTGCCGCCCAAGCGGGAGCGGCTGCTACCGCCGGCCGGGGCCCAGACGCTGGGAGCGGCGGCATGA
- a CDS encoding TadE/TadG family type IV pilus assembly protein codes for MTALKRRLGDDDGRVTIWFAVLAPAFLALIGLVVDGGAKVRAYQRADNIAAEAARAGGQAIKAGQAIDGGTKEIDPLVAATAVQAYLGDLDGVSGSVTVDSAQQLTVTVTVTYNPILLDLFGGGSGTTATGRATATLIAQ; via the coding sequence ATGACCGCCCTCAAGCGCCGGCTGGGCGACGACGATGGTCGGGTCACCATCTGGTTCGCCGTCCTCGCGCCGGCCTTTCTCGCCTTGATCGGCCTCGTCGTCGACGGTGGCGCCAAGGTGCGGGCGTACCAACGCGCCGACAACATCGCCGCCGAGGCGGCCCGCGCTGGCGGACAGGCCATCAAGGCCGGCCAGGCCATCGATGGTGGCACCAAGGAGATCGACCCTTTGGTCGCCGCTACCGCCGTTCAGGCCTACCTCGGCGACCTCGACGGGGTTTCCGGAAGCGTCACCGTCGATAGCGCCCAGCAGCTCACCGTCACGGTCACCGTCACCTACAACCCGATCCTGCTCGATCTTTTCGGCGGGGGATCGGGCACGACGGCCACCGGCCGGGCGACCGCGACCCTGATCGCTCAATAG